The Streptomyces clavuligerus genome includes a region encoding these proteins:
- a CDS encoding ParB/RepB/Spo0J family partition protein yields MSKASKLGTGSSFQQAQRASISPRRQAIDAATKAPTAGALPPVELSVDVISLNPANPRTELGDLSQLAGSMRDHGQKTAISIMSRFSYVEGNPDHEDELEPDTKYVVIDGNSRLAAAREAGLSTIKVMLDEGLGSNPDEILESALVANIHRQDLDHLDEARALEQLLKVHGTQEALAARLHRSQGWVSQRLALLTLTPELQRKLETGEEPAELLRRVGRKDPAEQEEHLRLLKEKRARVAEERAAAVARAEAATEQQEKAPETPVVPEARPAEPTSSGVTDLGEIPQVQSLQSLQSLAPVERTEKAGGNEEQQPAGESRGGGVAEESVPASGQASVPHPAGGVPDGLPDGLHYGVMKTDRREAEPPRASAESARSALSAEAVEPVGESAGDPGGELIGEPGGEPVPSESSDKPRQIKMPWGDGAASMDIIFAKVFASERHRMIGRYLELLGGPEAFVADLIEASSPEYRSRVAELLLKDM; encoded by the coding sequence ATGAGCAAGGCGTCCAAGCTGGGCACGGGTTCCTCGTTCCAGCAGGCCCAGCGAGCGTCGATCAGCCCCCGGCGGCAGGCGATCGACGCCGCCACCAAGGCCCCCACCGCGGGTGCACTCCCCCCGGTGGAACTGTCCGTCGACGTCATCAGCCTCAACCCCGCCAATCCGCGCACCGAGCTGGGAGATCTCTCCCAGCTCGCCGGAAGCATGCGGGACCACGGACAGAAGACCGCGATCAGCATCATGTCCCGGTTCTCCTATGTAGAGGGGAACCCGGACCACGAGGACGAGCTGGAGCCCGACACCAAGTACGTCGTCATCGACGGCAACTCCCGGCTGGCCGCCGCCCGTGAGGCCGGCCTCAGCACCATCAAGGTGATGCTGGACGAGGGGCTGGGCAGCAACCCCGACGAAATACTGGAATCGGCGCTGGTGGCCAACATCCACCGGCAGGACCTGGACCATCTGGACGAGGCGCGCGCCCTGGAGCAACTGCTCAAGGTGCATGGGACCCAGGAGGCCTTGGCCGCGCGACTGCACCGGTCCCAGGGCTGGGTCTCGCAGCGGCTCGCCCTGCTGACGCTGACCCCGGAGCTCCAGCGGAAGCTGGAGACGGGGGAGGAGCCCGCCGAACTGCTGCGGAGGGTGGGCCGGAAGGACCCGGCCGAGCAGGAGGAGCACCTTCGGCTGCTGAAGGAGAAGCGGGCTCGGGTCGCCGAGGAGCGGGCTGCGGCCGTGGCTCGGGCGGAGGCAGCGACGGAGCAGCAGGAGAAGGCGCCGGAGACACCCGTAGTACCGGAGGCCCGGCCGGCGGAGCCCACGTCGAGTGGCGTCACGGATCTCGGGGAGATTCCGCAGGTTCAGTCGCTCCAGTCGCTTCAGTCGCTCGCTCCGGTCGAGAGGACGGAGAAGGCCGGGGGGAACGAGGAGCAGCAGCCTGCCGGAGAATCCCGAGGTGGGGGAGTCGCCGAGGAGTCCGTTCCAGCTTCGGGCCAAGCCTCGGTGCCGCATCCGGCGGGCGGTGTTCCGGACGGTCTTCCGGACGGACTTCATTACGGCGTAATGAAGACGGACCGCCGGGAGGCCGAGCCCCCGCGGGCTTCCGCCGAGTCCGCCCGGTCCGCCCTGTCGGCTGAGGCAGTCGAACCTGTCGGAGAGTCGGCCGGGGACCCGGGTGGGGAGCTCATCGGGGAGCCGGGTGGGGAGCCCGTACCGTCCGAGTCGTCGGACAAGCCCCGGCAGATCAAGATGCCCTGGGGCGACGGCGCCGCCAGCATGGACATCATCTTCGCGAAGGTCTTCGCCTCCGAGCGGCATCGGATGATCGGCCGCTATCTGGAACTCCTCGGCGGACCCGAAGCCTTCGTCGCCGATCTCATCGAGGCCAGCAGCCCGGAGTACCGCAGCCGGGTCGCCGAGCTGCTGCTGAAGGACATGTAG
- a CDS encoding AAA family ATPase → MTSPSSGDREKVVSKLPTALQQDLKVRTAQHGVDIQHAVEAGITAWRGLGANLSPIETSGAKSFSTWLPPGQWEEFRRDCTARGVSLVQGLSQSVQVWLDRNPAPGIQRPAVVKRFIVCNQKGGVGKTAVTAGTGEALAEDAGRLHPVRVSKYLATARAGIEGGPALAPEDDPLEFEDLPGLGLRVLLVDFDPQCHLTKQLGHDPLPLEGDSLTKHMAGEGKAELSELIVTVADDRFGDRLHLLPACTDAFLLDVKLSGVRAREAALERALAPLEDEYDAILVDCPPSLGLSMDAAAYYGRRRPNEPSGNSGVLVVVQAEDSSADAYGLLTSQIEDLRSDMALELDYLGIVVNHYDARRGYIATSSLQNWMEIKDPRVVGLIGDLKEQKEAVRVKQPLLAYAPRSAQAVALRALAREIS, encoded by the coding sequence ATGACTTCGCCTTCCTCAGGCGACCGGGAAAAGGTCGTCTCCAAACTCCCCACCGCGCTTCAGCAGGATCTGAAGGTCCGTACGGCTCAGCACGGCGTCGATATCCAGCACGCGGTCGAGGCGGGCATCACCGCCTGGCGCGGACTGGGCGCCAACCTCTCCCCCATCGAAACCTCCGGCGCCAAGTCCTTCTCCACCTGGCTCCCGCCGGGCCAGTGGGAGGAGTTCCGCCGTGACTGCACCGCACGGGGTGTCTCCCTGGTCCAGGGACTCTCCCAGTCCGTTCAGGTCTGGCTCGACCGTAACCCCGCCCCCGGCATCCAGCGCCCCGCCGTGGTCAAGCGGTTCATCGTCTGCAACCAGAAGGGCGGCGTCGGCAAGACCGCCGTCACCGCCGGGACCGGCGAGGCCCTGGCCGAGGACGCGGGCCGACTCCACCCGGTCCGGGTCTCCAAGTATCTCGCGACCGCCCGCGCGGGTATCGAGGGAGGTCCGGCACTGGCCCCCGAGGACGATCCGCTGGAGTTCGAGGATCTCCCGGGCCTCGGGCTGCGGGTCCTCCTGGTCGACTTCGACCCCCAGTGCCATCTGACGAAGCAACTCGGACACGACCCCCTCCCCCTTGAAGGCGACAGCCTCACCAAGCACATGGCGGGCGAGGGCAAGGCCGAGCTGAGCGAGCTGATCGTCACCGTGGCGGACGACCGCTTCGGCGACCGCCTCCACCTCCTCCCCGCCTGCACCGACGCTTTCCTCCTGGACGTCAAGCTCTCCGGTGTCCGCGCCCGTGAAGCCGCCCTGGAAAGGGCGCTCGCCCCGCTGGAGGACGAGTACGACGCCATCCTCGTCGACTGCCCGCCGAGCCTCGGCCTCAGCATGGACGCTGCGGCGTACTACGGACGCCGCCGCCCCAACGAGCCCTCCGGCAACTCGGGTGTCCTGGTCGTCGTCCAGGCCGAGGACAGCTCCGCCGACGCCTACGGTCTGCTGACCTCCCAGATCGAGGATCTCCGCAGCGATATGGCACTGGAGCTGGACTACCTGGGCATCGTCGTCAACCACTACGACGCGCGCCGCGGCTACATCGCCACATCCTCGCTCCAGAACTGGATGGAGATAAAAGATCCGCGCGTTGTGGGCCTCATCGGGGATCTGAAGGAACAGAAGGAAGCCGTCCGGGTGAAGCAGCCCCTGCTCGCCTATGCCCCGCGCTCCGCCCAGGCCGTGGCCCTGCGTGCCCTTGCCCGGGAGATCTCATGA